One Anaerolineae bacterium genomic window, GTGCCTCTGCGCATAGAACTTAAGGACAAAATCTACAGAGAAGGTGTGGATATTGATAGCGAAGGATTGGCCCGGGAAATAGCCCGCACCAGATCCATCCCCACCTCTCTTCCTCCAACCCGTGACCATATGGAAAAGGTTTACCAGAAAATAATAAAGGAAGAGGGGGATGAAATCGTCGGCATTTACACTTCCAGCTACATAAACCCTGTGGCTTCAGTAGCCAGGGAAGCCAGCATCCCTTTTCTGGGGAGAGCTCGCATCACTATTATTGACTCTGAAGTTTCCTCCTACGCTTTAGGTCTTATGGTCAGGGAGGCAGCCAAGGCAGCTCAAAAGGGTCGCTCAATGGACGCCATCGTCCGGCTTGTCCGGGGCATGATACCTTATATGTATATAGCCTCCTTTTCCCAAGACCTGAAATTCCTGCGGCACAAAAA contains:
- a CDS encoding DegV family protein codes for the protein MVKIVTDSGAVFEDEAEVKKLGITVVPLRIELKDKIYREGVDIDSEGLAREIARTRSIPTSLPPTRDHMEKVYQKIIKEEGDEIVGIYTSSYINPVASVAREASIPFLGRARITIIDSEVSSYALGLMVREAAKAAQKGRSMDAIVRLVRGMIPYMYIASFSQDLKFLRHKKIISPSQAILGTMMGIKVFLIVEDGKFVPLEKVQTEEEMAEKLVEFTAEFVNIKRLAMLKNDLNEVVNAFLEKFSSLSFKVKPTILPLNPSMICYLGPKAISLIIQEGGS